A single Drosophila miranda strain MSH22 chromosome XR, D.miranda_PacBio2.1, whole genome shotgun sequence DNA region contains:
- the LOC108151008 gene encoding mucin-5AC isoform X1 — MFVFNSYANSLRSPTVKRPTMSSKASSRDLLRFIISLVVLSQIILKKAESASVEKVHLKSAQVKNNLIEYDSQFGRDTKFNHKKTTIANDITSAPEERTSAAHSTFAPAESTTAGGNTTSAPEENNTSEDDTTRSTSEKSTKANDSTSAAPDISTTVQDSTSEPEESTTAKDNSTSAPEKSTTAEGDSPAAPEESTTAEEDSSSSPEESTTVEDSTSEPKESTTTEGDSTAAPEESTTAENSTSKPVESTTAEEDTTSTSEKSTTDKNSTSEPEESTAAGVDSTSAPEESTTAEEDSSSAPEENTTVEDSTSEPEESTTAEDDSTSAPEESTTAEDSTSAAPEISTTAEDSTSEPEESTTAEGDSTSAPEESTTAEDSTSAATEIGTTAEDSTSEPEESTSAEGDSTSAPEESTTGEDSTSKPNESTTTEVETTSAPEESTTAEDSKSEPEESTTAEEDSTSAPEVTTTADDYTTSAPEESTTAEVSTSEPEENSTAEDDSTSTPEESTTAEHDSSSAPEESTTAEDSTSAAPDISTTAEDSTSEPEESTTAEGDSTSDIEESTTAEDSTSAATEISTTAEDSTSEPEESTSAEGDSTSAPEESTTDEDSTSEPEESTTAEDSTSEPEESTTTKGDSTSAPEESTTAEDDTTSAPEESTTAEDSTSEPEESTTTEGDSTSAPEKSTTAEDSTSAATEISTTAEDSTSEPEESTSAEGDSTPASEESTTAEDDTTFAPEKSTTAEDSTSEPEESTTTEGDSTSAPDESTTAEEDSSSASEESTTVEDSTPEPEESTTTEGDSTSAPEESTTTEDSTSDPNESTTTEVETTSAPEESTTAEDSTSEPEESTTAEGDSTSAPEVTTTADDDTTSEESTTAEVSTSEPEVNSTAEDDSTSTPAESTTAEHDSSSAPEESTTAKDSTSAAPEISTTAEDSTSQPEESTTADGDSTSAPEESTTAEDSTSEPEESTSADDDTTSAPEESTTAEDSTSEPKESTTAEDSTPEPEESTSADDDTTSAPEESTTAEDSTSEPEESTTAEDSTSDSEESTAAEDSTSAAIEISTTAEDSTSEPEESTSADDDTTSAPEESTTAEVSTSEPEENSTAEDDSTSTPEESTTAEDDSSSAPEESTTAENSTSEPEESTTTESDSTSTHEESTTAEDSTSAATEISTTAEDSTSEPEDSTTADDDTTSAPEESTTDEDSTSEPEESTTAEDSTSEPEESTTTKGDSTSAPEESTTAEDDTTSAPEESTTAEDSTSEPEESTTTEGDSTSAPEKSTTAEDSTSAATEISTTAEDSTSEPEESTSAEGDSTPASEESTTAEDDTTSAPEKSTTAEDSTSEPEESTTTEGDSTSAPDESTTAEEDSSSASEESTTVEDSTPEPEESTTTEGDSTSAPEESTTAEVSTSEPEENSTAEDDSTSTPEESTTAEDDSSSAPEESTTAENSTSEPEESTTTESDSTSTHEESTTAEDSTSAATEISTTAEDSTSEPEDSTTADDDTTSAPEESTTAEVSTSEPEESTTAEDSTSEPEESTSADDDTSSAPEESTTAEDSTSEPEESTTAEDSTSDSEESTTAEDSTSAATEICTTAEDSTSEPEESTSADDDTTSAPEESTTAEVSTSEPEENSTAEDDSTSTPEESTTAEDDSSSAPEESTTAENSTSEPEESTTTESDSTSTHEESTTAEDSTSAATEISTTAEDSTSEPEDSSTADDDTTSAPGESTTAEVSTSEPEDNSTAEDDSTSTPEESTTAEDDSSSAPEESTPAEDVTSEAPDISTTAKDSTSEPEESTTTEGDSTSAPEESTTAEDSSSAATEIGTTAEDSTSEPEKSTSAEGDSTSAPEESTTAEDDTTFAPEESTTAKDSTSEPEESTTAEGSTSEPEESTTTEGDSTSAPEESTTADDSTSAATEISTTAQDSTSEPEESTTADDDTTSAPEESTTAEVSTSEPEENSTAEDDSTSTPEESTTAEDDSSSAPEESTTAEDSTSAAPDIGTTAEDSTSEPEESTTAEGDSSSAPEESTTAEDSTSAETEISTTAEDSTSEPEESTSAEGDSTSAPEESTTAEDSTSEPEESTTAKDSTSEPEESTTTEGDSTSAPEESTTADDSTSAATEISTTAQDSTSEPEESTTADDDTTSAPEESTTAEVSTSEPEENSTAEDDSTSAPEESTTAEDSTSEPEESTTAEDSTSAAPEISTTAKNSTSEPDESTTSEDDSTSAPKESTTAEADTTSDPEDSTVQDDTTSASEESTTEITTAEDGATSAPIESTTAKVDSTTGSTSSPATSPSPIPPMSCASGAPYLPHPSDCHKFIQCSNGHEYIMHCPDDLFWDYQNLYCGYDDSGCYNKVDPEETVCKHGMDFLPDPTDCTKYIQCSNGQPIVQKCPEPLYWNQNLKVCDWFSSSCKTLQKNEIISCKMGMSFDVFPTDCSKYIKCFGERGVIMSCNSGLFWNSLQEVCEKSQRFCK, encoded by the exons ATGTTTGTCTTTAACTCATACGCGAATTCGTTACGCTCCCCAACTGTTAAAAGACCAACGATGTCTTCGAAGGCTTCTTCACGAGATTTATTAAGATTTATAATATCACTAGTAGTGCTCAGCCAAATCATACTCAAAAAAGCAGAGAGTGCCTCGGTTGAAAAAGTGCATTTAAAAAGTGCGCAAGTGAAAAACAATCTAATTGAATATGACTCACAGTTTGGCCGAGATACAAAATTTAATCATAAAAAAACAACTATAGCAAACGATATTACATCTGCACCTGAAGAGAGAACATCAGCCGCACATTCGACTTTTGCACCTGCGGAGAGCACCACAGCTGGGGGCAATACGACTTCTGCTCCGGAAGAAAACAACACATCTGAGGACGATACTACTCGTTCTACTTCTGAAAAAAGCACAAAAGCTAATGATTCGACATCTGCAGCACCCGATATAAGCACCACAGTTCAAGATTCGACATCTGAACCTGAAGAAAGCACTACAGCTAAGGACAACTCTACTTCTGCTCCTGAAAAAAGCACCACAGCTGAAGGGGattctcctgctgctcctgaaGAAAGCACCACAGCTGAAGAGGattcttcttcttctcctGAAGAAAGCACAACAGTTGAAGATTCGACCTCCGAACCTAAAGAAAGCACGACAACTGAAGGCGATTCTACTGCTGCTCCTGAAGAAAGCACCACAGCTGAAAATTCGACATCCAAACCTGTAGAAAGCACTACAGCTGAGGAGGATACTACTTCTACTTCTGAAAAAAGCACAACAGATAAAAATTCGACGTCTGAACCTGAAGAAAGCACCGCAGCTGGGGTCGATTCTACTTCAGCTCCTGAAGAAAGCACCACAGCTGAAGAGGATTCTTCTTCTGCTCCTGAAGAAAACACAACTGTTGAAGATTCGACCTCCGAACCTGAAGAAAGCACTACAGCTGAAGACGATTCTACTTCTGCTCCTGAAGAAAGCACCACAGCTGAAGATTCGACTTCCGCTGCACCTGAGATAAGCACCACAGCTGAAGATTCAACGTCAGAACCTGAAGAAAGCACTACAGCTGAAGGCGATTCTACTTCTGCCCCTGAAGAAAGCACCACAGCTGAAGATTCGACTTCCGCGGCAACTGAGATAGGCACCACAGCTGAAGATTCGACGTCTGAACCTGAAGAAAGCACTTCAGCTGAAGGCGATTCTACTTCTGCTCCTGAAGAAAGCACCACTGGTGAAGATTCGACGTCTAAACCTAATGAAAGTACCACAACTGAGGTCGAAACTACTTCTGCTCCTGAAGAAAGCACCACAGCTGAAGATTCGAAATCAGAGCCTGAAGAAAGCACCACAGCTGAAGAGGATTCTACTTCTGCTCCTGAAGTCACCACTACAGCTGATGACTATACTACTTCTGCTCCTGAAGAAAGCACCACAGCTGAAGTTTCGACATCTGAACCTGAAGAAAACTCCACGGCAGAGGACGATTCTACTTCTACTCCTGAAGAAAGCACCACAGCTGAGCACGATTCTTCTTCTGCTCCTGAAGAAAGCACGACAGCTGAAGATTCGACTTCCGCGGCACCTGATATAAGCACCACAGCTGAAGATTCGACGTCTGAACCTGAAGAAAGCACTACAGCTGAAGGAGATTCTACTTCTGATATTGAAGAAAGCACCACAGCTGAAGATTCGACTTCCGCGGCAACTGAGATAAGCACCACAGCTGAAGATTCGACGTCTGAACCTGAAGAAAGCACTTCAGCTGAAGGCGATTCTACTTCTGCTCCTGAAGAAAGCACCACAGATGAAGATTCGACATCTGAGCCTGAAGAAAGCACCACAGCTGAAGATTCGACATCAGAGCCTGAAGAAAGCACTACAACTAAAGGCGATTCTACTTCTGCTCCTGAAGAAAGCACCACAGCTGAAGACGATACTACTTCTGCTCCCGAAGAAAGCACCACAGCTGAAGATTCAACATCAGAGCCTGAAGAAAGCACTACAACTGAAGGCGATTCTACTTCTGCTCCAGAAAAAAGCACCACAGCTGAAGATTCGACTTCCGCGGCAACTGAGATAAGCACCACAGCTGAAGATTCGACGTCTGAACCTGAGGAAAGCACTTCAGCTGAAGGCGATTCTACTCCTGCTTCTGAAGAAAGCACCACAGCTGAAGACGATACTACTTTTGCTCCTGAAAAAAGCACCACAGCTGAAGATTCAACATCAGAGCCTGAAGAAAGCACTACAACTGAAGGCGATTCTACCTCTGCACCTGATGAAAGCACCACAGCTGAAGAGGATTCTTCTTCTGCTTCTGAAGAAAGCACAACAGTTGAAGATTCGACCCCCGAACCTGAAGAAAGCACGACAACTGAAGGCGATTCTACTTCTGCTCCTGAAGAAAGCACCACAACTGAAGATTCGACGTCTGACCCTAATGAAAGTACCACCACTGAGGTCGAAACTACTTCTGCTCCTGAAGAAAGCACCACAGCTGAAGATTCGACATCAGAGCCTGAAGAAAGCACCACAGCTGAAGGGGATTCTACTTCTGCTCCTGAAGTCACCACTACAGCTGATGACGATACTACATCTGAAGAAAGCACCACAGCTGAAGTTTCGACATCTGAACCTGAAGTAAACTCCACGGCAGAGGACGATTCTACTTCTACTCCTGCAGAAAGCACCACAGCTGAGCACGATTCTTCTTCTGCTCCTGAAGAAAGCACCACAGCTAAAGATTCGACTTCTGCGGCACCTGAGATAAGCACCACAGCTGAAGATTCGACGTCTCAACCCGAAGAAAGCACTACAGCTGATGGAGATTCTACTTCTGCTCCAGAAGAAAGCACCACAGCTGAAGATTCGACGTCTGAACCTGAAGAAAGCACTTCAGCTGATGACGATACTACTTCTGCTCCTGAAGAAAGCACCACAGCTGAAGATTCGACATCTGAGCCAAAAGAAAGCACCACAGCTGAAGATTCGACGCCTGAGCCTGAAGAAAGCACTTCAGCTGATGACGATACTACTTCTGCTCCTGAAGAAAGCACCACAGCTGAAGATTCGACATCTGAGCCTGAAGAAAGCACCACAGCTGAAGATTCGACATCAGATTCTGAAGAAAGCACCGCAGCTGAAGATTCGACTTCCGCGGCAATTGAGATAAGCACCACAGCTGAAGATTCGACGTCTGAACCTGAAGAAAGCACTTCAGCTGATGACGATACTACTTCTGCTCCTGAAGAAAGCACCACAGCTGAAGTTTCGACATCTGAACCTGAAGAAAACTCCACTGCAGAGGACGATTCTACTTCTACTCCTGAAGAAAGCACCACAGCTGAGGACGATTCTTCTTCTGCTCCTGAAGAAAGCACAACAGCTGAAAATTCGACATCAGAGCCTGAAGAAAGCACTACAACTGAAAGTGATTCTACCTCTACCCATGAAGAAAGCACCACAGCTGAAGATTCGACTTCCGCGGCAACTGAGATAAGCACCACAGCTGAAGATTCGACGTCTGAACCTGAAGACAGTACTACAGCTGATGACGATACTACTTCTGCTCCTGAAGAAAGCACCACAGATGAAGATTCGACATCTGAGCCTGAAGAAAGCACCACAGCTGAAGATTCGACATCAGAGCCTGAAGAAAGCACTACAACTAAAGGCGATTCTACTTCTGCTCCTGAAGAAAGCACCACAGCTGAAGACGATACTACTTCTGCTCCCGAAGAAAGCACCACAGCTGAAGATTCAACATCAGAGCCTGAAGAAAGCACTACAACTGAAGGCGATTCTACTTCTGCTCCAGAAAAAAGCACCACAGCTGAAGATTCGACTTCCGCGGCAACTGAGATAAGCACCACAGCTGAAGATTCGACGTCTGAACCTGAGGAAAGCACTTCAGCTGAAGGCGATTCTACTCCTGCTTCTGAAGAAAGCACCACAGCTGAAGACGATACTACTTCTGCTCCTGAAAAAAGCACCACAGCTGAAGATTCAACATCAGAGCCTGAAGAAAGCACTACAACTGAAGGCGATTCTACCTCTGCACCTGATGAAAGCACCACAGCTGAAGAGGATTCTTCTTCTGCTTCTGAAGAAAGCACAACAGTTGAAGATTCGACCCCCGAACCTGAAGAAAGCACGACAACTGAAGGCGATTCTACTTCTGCTCCTGAAGAAAGCACCACAGCTGAAGTTTCGACATCTGAACCTGAAGAAAACTCCACTGCAGAGGACGATTCTACTTCTACTCCTGAAGAAAGCACCACAGCTGAGGACGATTCTTCTTCTGCTCCTGAAGAAAGCACCACAGCTGAAAATTCGACATCAGAGCCTGAAGAAAGCACTACAACTGAAAGTGATTCTACCTCTACCCATGAAGAAAGCACCACAGCTGAAGATTCGACTTCCGCGGCAACTGAGATAAGCACCACAGCTGAAGATTCGACGTCTGAACCTGAAGACAGTACTACAGCTGATGACGATACTACTTCTGCTCCTGAAGAAAGCACCACAGCTGAAGTTTCGACATCTGAGCCAGAAGAAAGCACCACAGCTGAAGATTCGACGTCTGAACCTGAAGAAAGCACTTCAGCTGATGACGATACTTCTTCTGCACCTGAAGAAAGCACCACAGCTGAAGATTCGACATCTGAGCCTGAAGAAAGCACCACTGCTGAAGATTCGACATCAGATTCTGAAGAAAGCACCACAGCTGAAGATTCGACTTCCGCGGCAACTGAGATATGCACCACAGCTGAAGATTCGACGTCTGAACCTGAAGAAAGCACTTCAGCTGATGACGATACTACTTCTGCTCCTGAAGAAAGCACCACAGCTGAAGTTTCGACATCTGAACCTGAAGAAAACTCCACTGCAGAGGACGATTCTACTTCTACTCCTGAAGAAAGCACCACAGCTGAGGACGATTCTTCTTCTGCTCCTGAAGAAAGCACCACAGCTGAAAATTCGACATCAGAGCCTGAAGAAAGCACTACAACTGAAAGTGATTCTACCTCTACCCATGAAGAAAGCACCACAGCTGAAGATTCGACTTCCGCGGCAACTGAGATAAGCACCACAGCTGAAGATTCGACGTCTGAACCTGAAGACAGTTCTACAGCTGATGACGATACTACTTCTGCTCCTGGAGAAAGCACCACAGCTGAAGTTTCGACATCTGAACCTGAAGATAACTCCACGGCAGAGGACGATTCTACTTCTACTCCTGAAGAAAGCACCACAGCTGAGGACGATTCTTCTTCTGCTCCTGAAGAAAGCACCCCAGCTGAAGATGTGACTTCCGAGGCACCTGATATAAGCACCACAGCTAAAGATTCGACGTCTGAACCTGAAGAAAGCACTACAACTGAAGGAGATTCTACTTCTGCTCCTGAAGAAAGCACCACAGCTGAAGATTCGAGTTCCGCGGCAACTGAGATAGGCACCACAGCTGAAGATTCGACGTCTGAACCTGAAAAAAGCACTTCAGCTGAAGGCGATTCCACTTCTGCTCCTGAAGAAAGCACCACAGCTGAAGACGATACTACTTTTGCTCCTGAAGAAAGCACCACAGCTAAAGATTCGACATCTGAGCCTGAAGAAAGCACCACAGCTGAAGGTTCGACATCAGAGCCTGAAGAAAGCACTACAACTGAAGGTGATTCTACTTCTGCCCCTGAAGAAAGCACCACAGCTGACGATTCGACTTCCGCGGCAACTGAGATAAGCACCACAGCTCAAGATTCGACGTCTGAACCTGAAGAAAGCACTACAGCTGATGACGATACTACTTCTGCTCCTGAAGAAAGCACCACAGCTGAAGTTTCGACATCTGAACCTGAAGAAAACTCCACGGCAGAGGACGATTCTACTTCTACTCCTGAAGAAAGCACCACAGCTGAGGACGATTCTTCTTCTGCTCCTGAAGAAAGCACGACAGCTGAAGATTCGACTTCCGCGGCACCTGATATAGGCACCACAGCTGAAGATTCGACGTCTGAACCTGAAGAAAGCACTACAGCTGAAGGAGATTCTTCTTCTGCTCCTGAAGAAAGCACCACAGCTGAAGATTCGACTTCCGCGGAAACTGAGATAAGCACCACAGCTGAAGATTCGACGTCTGAACCTGAAGAAAGCACTTCAGCTGAAGGCGATTCTACTTCTGCTCCTGAAGAAAGCACCACAGCTGAAGATTCGACATCTGAGCCTGAAGAAAGCACCACAGCTAAAGATTCGACATCAGAGCCTGAAGAAAGCACTACAACTGAAGGTGATTCTACTTCTGCCCCTGAAGAAAGCACCACAGCTGACGATTCGACTTCCGCGGCAACTGAGATAAGCACCACAGCTCAAGATTCGACGTCTGAACCTGAAGAAAGCACTACAGCTGATGACGATACGACTTCTGCTCCTGAAGAAAGCACCACAGCTGAAGTTTCGACATCTGAACCTGAAGAAAACTCCACGGCAGAGGACGATTCTACTTCTGCTCCTGAAGAAAGCACCACAGCTGAAGATTCGACATCTGAACCTGAAGAAAGCACCACAGCTGAAGATTCGACTTCCGCTGCACCTGAGATAAGCACTACGGCTAAAAATTCGACATCCGAACCTGACGAAAGCACTACATCTGAGGACGATTCTACATCTGCTCCTAAAGAAAGCACCACAGCTGAGGCCGATACAACATCTGATCCTGAAGACAGCACAGTTCAGGACGATACTACTTCTGCTTCTGAGGAAAGCACCACAG AAATCACCACAGCTGAGGATGGTGCTACTTCTGCTCCTATAGAGAGCACTACTGCTAAAGTAGATTCTACCACTGGATCGACGTCTAGCCCGGCGACATCACCTTCTCCTATACCGCCTATGTCATGTGCAAGTGGCGCTCCATACTTACCGCATCCATCGGATTGCCATAAATTTATTCAGTGCAGCAACGGACATGAGTACATCATGCATTGTCCAGATGATCTCTTCTGGGACTATCAGAATTTATACTGTGGGTATGATGACAGCGGTTGCTATAACAAAGTGGATCCCGAGGAAACGGTTTGCAAGCACGGCATGGATTTTCTACCAGACCCAACTGATTGTACGAAATATATCCAGTGCAGTAATGGTCAACCAATCGTCCAGAAGTGTCCTGAGCCTTTGTATTGGAACCAAAATCTTAAAGTATGTGATTGGTTCAGTAGCTCCTGCaaaactctacaaaagaatgAAATAATATCTTGTAAAATGGGTATGAGTTTTGACGTTTTTCCAACCGACTGTTCGAAATATATTAAGTGTTTTGGTGAGCGCGGTGTAATAATGAGCTGTAATTCTGGACTTTTCTGGAACTCTTTGCAGGAAGTATGCGAAAAATCCCAGCGGTTCTGCAAATAA